In Stieleria varia, one genomic interval encodes:
- a CDS encoding Glu/Leu/Phe/Val family dehydrogenase — MKAFESMRRFFDAAAEHLELEDSLREALLMPRREVQVQVSIERDNGDLANFVGFRVQHDNSRGPMKGGLRYHPEVDLDEVRALASLMTWKTAVVNLPYGGAKGGIGVDPRSLSKREIERMTRAFVDQIHDIVGPDTDIPAPDMGTDHQVMAWFRNQWEKYHGFNPAVITGKPVEEYGAKGREEATGRGVGSLTVKVVKRLGMQAEKTKIAIQGFGNVGSHAAKYLAESQFPIVAVSDTSGTYFRKDGLNIQELLRHTLKHRYGLLEGYTQCEVMPRDALLSLPDVDVLIPAALGGVITKDNVDKISAKAIIEAANGPVDPDADAILHERGVTVLPDILANAGGVTVSYFEWVQNRQHYRWSLDRVRQELDHTLSEAFEAVWQMAHSKEVSLRVAAYMIGISRVKRASELAGLTS; from the coding sequence ATGAAAGCCTTTGAGTCCATGCGGCGTTTCTTTGACGCTGCGGCTGAACATTTGGAGTTGGAAGACTCGTTACGCGAAGCCCTGTTGATGCCACGCCGTGAGGTGCAGGTTCAAGTGAGCATCGAGCGTGATAACGGCGACTTGGCCAATTTCGTCGGTTTCCGCGTGCAGCACGACAACAGCCGAGGCCCGATGAAAGGCGGCCTGCGTTATCACCCCGAAGTTGACTTGGACGAAGTCCGAGCGTTGGCGAGTTTGATGACGTGGAAAACCGCCGTCGTCAATTTGCCATACGGCGGTGCCAAGGGTGGCATCGGGGTCGATCCCCGTTCACTCTCCAAACGCGAGATCGAACGAATGACGCGTGCGTTTGTGGATCAGATTCACGACATCGTCGGTCCCGACACTGACATCCCCGCGCCCGACATGGGGACGGACCATCAAGTGATGGCGTGGTTTCGAAACCAGTGGGAAAAGTACCACGGATTCAATCCCGCCGTGATCACCGGCAAACCGGTCGAGGAGTACGGGGCCAAAGGTCGCGAGGAAGCCACCGGGCGTGGCGTCGGATCACTGACGGTGAAAGTCGTCAAGCGATTGGGCATGCAAGCGGAAAAGACAAAGATCGCCATCCAAGGATTTGGCAACGTCGGTTCGCACGCGGCAAAGTACTTGGCGGAATCCCAGTTTCCCATCGTTGCCGTCAGCGACACCTCGGGCACCTATTTCCGCAAAGACGGATTGAACATTCAGGAACTGCTGCGTCACACCTTGAAACATCGCTACGGACTATTGGAAGGATACACTCAGTGCGAAGTCATGCCGCGTGACGCTTTGCTCTCATTGCCCGATGTCGATGTGCTGATCCCGGCGGCACTGGGTGGTGTGATCACCAAGGACAACGTGGACAAGATCTCGGCCAAAGCGATCATCGAGGCCGCCAACGGTCCGGTCGATCCCGACGCCGACGCGATCCTGCACGAGCGTGGCGTGACGGTGTTGCCTGACATCTTGGCCAACGCCGGCGGCGTGACGGTCAGTTACTTTGAATGGGTGCAAAACCGCCAGCACTATCGATGGTCTCTCGACCGCGTGCGACAAGAACTCGATCACACGCTCTCAGAAGCCTTTGAAGCGGTTTGGCAGATGGCGCATTCCAAAGAAGTCTCACTCCGAGTGGCCGCCTACATGATCGGCATCAGCCGCGTCAAACGAGCCAGCGAACTGGCGGGACTGACATCCTGA
- a CDS encoding DUF4332 domain-containing protein, translated as MIWFQRILRWGHCGQTHQRFAVDALPLVQTESGRRLVTWLLRHHRRYLQGAIDPDVRFRDFQNHFIHVQNGYWGGAPRVAHQWYDRLQRYLRTDRYSDAAHAAGVLSHYFTDSVSPLHTGLSARECLVHRPLDHSIATMYDHIYRTWQDDQLRIVMQLSDRPGWLGSMMLHAARQAHTHFETLINRYSFHEGVEEPAEGLDESSIRILSEVFGLAITGWARVLERAASDAETIRRGTLPTAPIIWPAVAAVATTPLSLWRIRVRHAKETLAVQELAAEYYRTGQLRHHVPAEVDIKHRVVAILEREERFRVEREQRRKDWARARAAAHGNHSDHDEHSAAVARSVPSSSTEKSVGVPLVPMDCDDLNLSPYDQMIHAPSIGARTAERFLRIHIHSVGQFLMEDPEQLAVRLSTYWIDAQTVRQWQAQATLMCQIPRLTGLDAQLLAGAGYQSARQLAICDARLVHIEVSRFALTTAGRRYLRGNSPPDLQTISAWVRATRQLRYSETPLRRAA; from the coding sequence ATGATTTGGTTCCAGCGGATTCTACGATGGGGACATTGTGGCCAAACGCATCAACGTTTCGCTGTGGATGCTTTGCCGTTGGTCCAAACCGAATCGGGACGCCGATTGGTGACTTGGTTGCTGCGGCATCATCGGCGATATTTGCAAGGCGCGATCGATCCGGATGTTCGTTTTCGTGATTTCCAGAATCACTTCATTCACGTCCAGAACGGATACTGGGGCGGCGCGCCACGCGTCGCCCATCAATGGTACGACCGATTGCAACGCTATTTGAGGACGGATCGTTATTCTGACGCGGCGCACGCGGCCGGCGTGCTGAGCCACTATTTTACCGACAGTGTTTCACCGTTGCATACCGGTCTGAGCGCTCGTGAGTGTTTGGTTCATCGCCCCTTGGATCACAGCATCGCGACCATGTACGACCACATCTATCGGACTTGGCAGGACGACCAGTTGCGGATTGTGATGCAACTCTCGGATCGTCCCGGTTGGCTCGGTTCGATGATGTTGCACGCCGCAAGACAGGCTCACACTCATTTTGAGACGTTGATCAATCGCTACTCCTTTCACGAGGGAGTCGAGGAGCCTGCGGAAGGTTTGGACGAGTCATCGATTCGGATTCTTTCGGAAGTCTTCGGGTTGGCGATCACGGGTTGGGCACGCGTCTTGGAACGTGCCGCCTCTGATGCAGAAACCATCCGTCGAGGCACTTTACCAACGGCGCCGATCATTTGGCCGGCCGTCGCCGCCGTTGCCACGACTCCACTCTCGCTCTGGCGAATACGAGTGCGGCATGCCAAGGAAACGCTGGCTGTTCAAGAGTTGGCGGCCGAGTACTATCGAACCGGTCAGCTACGTCATCACGTGCCTGCCGAAGTCGACATCAAGCACCGGGTGGTGGCGATTTTGGAACGCGAAGAACGTTTCCGTGTCGAGCGAGAACAACGCAGGAAAGATTGGGCACGAGCACGCGCGGCGGCACATGGCAATCATTCCGACCACGATGAGCATTCCGCGGCGGTTGCCCGCAGCGTGCCTAGCAGCTCCACGGAGAAATCCGTCGGCGTGCCGTTGGTACCCATGGACTGTGACGATTTGAACTTGAGTCCCTACGATCAAATGATCCATGCACCGTCGATCGGTGCGCGGACTGCGGAGCGTTTTTTGCGGATCCATATACACAGCGTCGGGCAATTTCTGATGGAGGATCCCGAGCAGTTGGCGGTGAGGCTCAGCACGTACTGGATCGATGCTCAGACCGTACGCCAATGGCAGGCCCAAGCGACCTTGATGTGCCAGATTCCCCGCCTGACCGGCCTAGACGCCCAGTTGCTGGCAGGTGCCGGGTACCAGTCGGCTCGGCAACTGGCGATCTGTGATGCCCGATTGGTACACATCGAGGTGTCGCGTTTCGCATTGACGACTGCGGGCCGGCGATATTTGCGGGGCAATTCTCCTCCCGACCTGCAAACCATCTCCGCCTGGGTCCGCGCCACTCGTCAGCTTCGTTACAGTGAGACTCCGCTTCGGCGTGCCGCCTGA
- a CDS encoding mechanosensitive ion channel family protein — protein sequence MAEPTVVDPLVVDPSIAAGETDVLVNFGDAANAAVHGKFDLMGEWMMGTMLPNMVPAAVGLALVFVGYFVAKYVSRVVSQPLRKRVDETLGRFVGTVLFYTIMGGVIASVASKLGAPLGGLAALLAAAGFAIGLAFQGTLSNFAAGVLMIVFRPFKVGDMISVAGVTGKVNEIDLFNTTLDTTDNRRLILPNSSISGGTIENMSYHPHRRVEVLVGVDYEADLNATRHALQTAVDTFLAETIQGAGRGSAVVLAGLGESSVDWKVRMWVATGDYWRMMELLTGEVKQQLDAVGIKIPYPQMDVHLNRIDVAGDVMPAPNRPRVRPTRRDLMSESTSTSGRSSLPYAS from the coding sequence GTGGCCGAACCAACAGTTGTCGATCCCCTTGTTGTCGACCCCAGTATTGCCGCCGGTGAAACCGATGTTTTGGTGAACTTTGGTGACGCCGCCAACGCGGCGGTGCACGGCAAGTTTGATTTGATGGGTGAATGGATGATGGGCACGATGTTGCCCAACATGGTGCCTGCTGCGGTCGGACTGGCATTGGTTTTCGTAGGCTACTTCGTCGCCAAGTACGTCTCACGGGTCGTCAGCCAACCGCTTCGCAAACGTGTCGACGAAACACTGGGTCGCTTTGTCGGCACGGTGCTGTTTTACACCATCATGGGCGGCGTGATCGCATCGGTGGCCAGCAAGTTAGGCGCACCGTTGGGTGGTTTGGCTGCATTGTTGGCGGCCGCCGGTTTTGCAATCGGCTTGGCATTCCAAGGTACCCTCAGCAACTTCGCCGCGGGCGTGTTGATGATCGTTTTCCGTCCCTTCAAAGTGGGCGACATGATCAGCGTTGCCGGGGTGACCGGCAAAGTGAACGAGATCGATCTGTTCAATACGACGCTGGACACCACCGACAACCGCCGGTTGATCTTGCCCAACAGTTCCATCAGTGGAGGCACGATCGAAAACATGAGTTACCATCCCCATCGTCGCGTCGAAGTCCTCGTGGGTGTGGACTACGAAGCAGACTTAAATGCAACGCGTCATGCTCTGCAGACCGCCGTGGATACTTTTCTCGCCGAAACGATCCAAGGAGCCGGGCGTGGCAGTGCAGTGGTTTTGGCAGGATTGGGCGAAAGCTCAGTCGATTGGAAGGTCCGAATGTGGGTCGCGACGGGCGACTATTGGCGGATGATGGAGTTGTTGACCGGCGAAGTCAAACAGCAGCTTGACGCCGTCGGCATCAAGATTCCGTACCCGCAGATGGACGTGCATCTGAACCGAATCGACGTGGCGGGCGATGTGATGCCAGCCCCCAATCGTCCTCGCGTTCGTCCCACGCGTCGTGATTTGATGTCCGAATCGACGTCGACGTCTGGACGCAGCAGTTTGCCCTATGCCTCATAA
- a CDS encoding TIGR00282 family metallophosphoesterase: protein MRILFLGDLVGKPGYSAVVRHAGRLRKTLKLDALIVNAENASDGSGLMPRQYQKLISSGVDGITLGDHIYRRKEIVDVLTSSDRIVKPANYPSAAPGKNWVLLPIPTASQPLALVSIMGQVFMKPVDCPFDALDRVLEEIESHTDHILVDVHAEATSDKQIIARYLDGRVTAVLGTHTHVPTADACIFPGGTAFQCDVGMCGPYESIIGRDIARVTHTTRTNEPCHFHVATGDIRLCGAIVESDDQGRAVDIERFEECLASE from the coding sequence ATGCGTATTCTTTTCCTTGGTGATCTCGTCGGCAAACCGGGCTATAGCGCCGTGGTCCGCCATGCAGGGCGTCTGCGAAAGACGCTGAAGCTGGACGCATTGATCGTCAACGCCGAAAACGCATCGGACGGTTCCGGGTTGATGCCCCGGCAATACCAAAAATTGATCTCCTCTGGCGTCGATGGAATCACGTTGGGGGACCACATCTATCGTCGCAAGGAAATCGTCGATGTCCTGACCAGCAGCGATCGAATCGTCAAGCCGGCGAATTATCCATCGGCCGCCCCCGGCAAGAACTGGGTGCTTTTGCCGATTCCCACGGCATCCCAGCCGCTGGCGCTCGTTTCGATCATGGGCCAAGTGTTCATGAAGCCGGTCGATTGTCCCTTTGACGCCCTGGATCGGGTGCTTGAGGAGATCGAAAGTCATACCGACCATATCTTGGTGGACGTGCATGCCGAAGCGACCAGTGACAAGCAAATCATCGCTCGATACCTGGACGGCCGTGTGACGGCGGTCTTGGGCACACACACCCATGTCCCGACCGCGGACGCGTGTATCTTTCCCGGTGGCACCGCGTTTCAATGCGACGTCGGCATGTGCGGCCCCTATGAAAGCATCATCGGTCGCGATATCGCCAGGGTCACGCACACCACGCGTACGAACGAGCCCTGCCATTTCCACGTCGCCACGGGCGATATCCGCCTCTGCGGAGCGATTGTCGAAAGCGACGACCAAGGTCGAGCCGTGGACATCGAGCGGTTCGAAGAATGCCTAGCGTCCGAGTAA
- a CDS encoding glutamate-5-semialdehyde dehydrogenase, giving the protein MSTAAASLSATEIADYCRQTAADARQASTELRVLDTAVKNRWLMESADALVDSVETIVAANALDLEAAPGYGLTEAAIDRLRLDGQRIGGIAQALREIAMLGDPVGEILDGFTRPGGLQIVKKRVPLGVVFFIYESRPNVTADASAICVKSGNAVILRGGKEAIHSSQAIVDLLCAAAKNCGVPEKAVQLVATTDRAAVGEFLKLNDLIDVAIPRGGEGLIRRVSAEATMPVIKHFDGNCHVYVDESAEIEMAVKIIENAKCQRMGVCNACESLLIHSAIAEKALPAIAQRLQKHQIVMHVDDRAAPLVSGGVPATQDDWGREYLGPEISIAVVDSIDQAIEHINQYGSHHTDAIVTSNLRAAESFTAGVDSSAVMVNASTRFNDGGVFGLGAEIGISTDKFHARGPCGLRELTTYKYVVRGDGHIRE; this is encoded by the coding sequence ATGTCCACCGCCGCTGCATCGCTCTCCGCCACCGAAATCGCCGATTACTGCCGCCAGACGGCTGCCGACGCCCGGCAAGCCTCCACGGAGCTGCGGGTTCTGGATACCGCGGTCAAGAATCGATGGCTGATGGAATCCGCCGACGCTTTGGTCGATTCGGTCGAAACGATCGTCGCCGCCAACGCGTTGGACCTCGAGGCGGCACCGGGTTACGGCTTGACCGAGGCGGCGATCGATCGCCTGCGTTTGGATGGCCAGCGGATCGGCGGTATCGCCCAAGCCCTTCGTGAGATCGCGATGCTGGGAGATCCGGTGGGTGAAATCCTGGACGGGTTCACGCGACCAGGTGGACTGCAGATCGTCAAAAAACGCGTGCCGTTGGGTGTCGTGTTCTTTATCTACGAAAGCCGACCCAACGTCACCGCCGACGCCAGTGCCATTTGCGTCAAGAGCGGCAACGCCGTCATCTTGCGAGGCGGCAAGGAAGCGATCCACAGTAGTCAAGCGATCGTGGACTTGCTCTGCGCGGCTGCCAAGAACTGTGGTGTTCCCGAGAAAGCCGTGCAGTTGGTTGCCACGACCGACCGCGCCGCCGTCGGTGAGTTCCTGAAACTCAACGACCTGATCGACGTGGCGATCCCGCGCGGGGGCGAAGGTTTGATTCGTCGCGTTTCCGCAGAAGCCACCATGCCGGTCATCAAACACTTCGATGGCAACTGTCACGTGTACGTCGACGAGTCGGCCGAGATCGAAATGGCGGTCAAGATCATCGAGAATGCCAAGTGCCAGCGGATGGGTGTTTGTAACGCGTGCGAGTCACTGTTGATTCATTCGGCCATCGCCGAGAAAGCCCTGCCGGCGATTGCCCAGCGATTACAAAAACATCAGATCGTCATGCACGTGGACGATCGCGCCGCACCCTTGGTCAGCGGCGGTGTGCCCGCAACGCAGGATGATTGGGGACGCGAGTATCTGGGACCGGAGATCAGCATCGCCGTGGTCGACTCGATCGATCAAGCCATCGAGCACATCAATCAATACGGGTCCCATCATACGGATGCAATCGTCACGAGTAACCTTCGCGCAGCGGAGTCCTTTACCGCCGGTGTCGACAGTTCGGCGGTGATGGTCAATGCGAGCACACGATTCAACGACGGAGGCGTCTTTGGTCTGGGCGCAGAGATCGGAATCTCGACGGATAAGTTTCATGCGCGTGGACCCTGCGGTCTGAGAGAATTGACGACCTACAAATACGTCGTGCGTGGCGACGGCCATATCCGTGAATGA
- a CDS encoding FliM/FliN family flagellar motor switch protein: MSTTNQFNDNQVRRLVQAMEVQPSDRRDRPVGYRVDTAGRETATANVDYAEKDLLCKTHQQHDRVAKGFAESLSQIWQGPVQVSVHHVRRFLPGQPNVDPLNRLYNVPLPNAGIQIQSSLAFALIDRMLGGQPDLTDFAGRSMTVLEQRLLHRIIDDFVMHWQIAWRDGAVFSRSTIADAGFGRDLLTSMDSQHEMICVELNIQMTGSRGAWICVMPVSELACLSDRIIAEDCETAVTDESDSHSLSDHSLSDHSLSDHSLSDPEVEVTVTLEVASCDGASSPSLQVGECLTLDGSAPIVADIRVAGVVVRRGMLGQCDGRKVVRVDRDKG; this comes from the coding sequence GTGTCGACGACCAACCAATTCAACGACAATCAGGTCCGACGACTGGTTCAAGCCATGGAGGTGCAACCCAGTGATCGTCGCGATAGACCAGTCGGGTATCGAGTGGACACTGCCGGTCGTGAAACAGCAACCGCGAATGTCGACTACGCTGAGAAAGACCTGTTGTGCAAGACGCACCAGCAACATGATCGCGTTGCCAAAGGATTTGCCGAGTCACTGTCTCAAATCTGGCAAGGACCCGTTCAAGTCTCGGTCCATCACGTTCGCAGATTTTTGCCAGGGCAACCAAACGTCGATCCACTCAACCGACTGTACAACGTCCCGTTGCCCAACGCCGGGATACAGATTCAGTCATCTCTGGCATTTGCATTGATCGATCGCATGCTCGGAGGCCAGCCGGACCTGACGGATTTTGCCGGACGCTCGATGACGGTCTTGGAGCAACGCTTGCTGCACCGCATCATCGATGACTTTGTCATGCACTGGCAAATCGCGTGGCGTGATGGCGCTGTGTTCAGCCGGAGCACGATTGCCGACGCAGGCTTTGGACGTGATTTATTGACGTCGATGGATTCGCAACACGAAATGATCTGCGTGGAACTGAATATTCAGATGACGGGCAGTCGGGGCGCGTGGATCTGCGTCATGCCGGTGAGCGAACTCGCGTGCCTGAGCGACAGAATCATCGCAGAGGACTGCGAGACGGCAGTGACCGACGAGTCCGATTCCCACTCGCTGTCTGACCACTCGTTGTCTGACCACTCGTTGTCTGACCACTCGCTGTCTGACCCCGAGGTGGAGGTCACGGTGACGTTGGAGGTTGCGTCATGCGATGGTGCATCGTCGCCGTCACTGCAGGTGGGCGAATGCTTGACGCTTGATGGGAGTGCACCGATCGTCGCCGACATTCGTGTGGCCGGCGTTGTGGTCCGTCGTGGCATGTTGGGTCAATGTGACGGACGCAAGGTCGTGCGTGTGGATCGCGACAAAGGGTGA
- a CDS encoding HU family DNA-binding protein — MAKVPQKAPTKTQILANIAEETELSKKDVAAVFDALSSEIAKALGRTGSGQFTIPGLCKIQRKDVPAKPKRKGRNPADGSEIWLKPKPASKKVVIRPLKGLKEMI; from the coding sequence ATGGCTAAAGTTCCGCAAAAAGCCCCTACCAAGACTCAGATCCTGGCAAACATCGCAGAAGAAACCGAGCTTTCAAAGAAGGACGTTGCTGCCGTCTTTGATGCTCTGTCGAGCGAAATCGCCAAGGCGCTTGGTCGAACCGGATCGGGTCAGTTCACGATCCCAGGGCTGTGCAAGATTCAACGCAAGGACGTTCCGGCCAAGCCGAAGCGTAAGGGCCGCAACCCGGCCGACGGTAGCGAAATTTGGCTGAAGCCAAAACCGGCCAGCAAGAAGGTCGTGATTCGTCCCCTGAAGGGACTGAAGGAAATGATCTGA